The following proteins are encoded in a genomic region of Bernardetia sp. MNP-M8:
- a CDS encoding Smr/MutS family protein — MKIGDKVRMLSGTEEGVITKILQHGQVEIEIEEGFRLPVMAAEVVLIHKQEEKYFGKKLPVSVVEEEKKPLFKPTKKVKKSTVGEGIYLAFTDFNDKLLNVYLVNNMAYSMLVTVSEQLENGHEKHLFSEQIDKKDAPRVHRLSREEFNNWKPLIIRAIFFKEGNFEPKQTLFFQMGFNNSFFRIKRTAPVLEAESYLFRVEGREIQPDLPVEKPQVIDVNSLRERIIENSSKVSPYKTEAPPSEIDLHIEELSPDHYDVMTNEAIITMQLEHFEIYLDKALAANMESIIFIHGIGVGKLRQEIHRRLSQHPHVKYYQDAYKDKFGYGATKAVFR, encoded by the coding sequence ATGAAAATAGGCGATAAAGTGCGTATGCTTTCGGGAACAGAAGAAGGTGTTATCACAAAAATATTACAACACGGACAAGTAGAAATTGAAATAGAAGAAGGTTTTCGTTTGCCTGTTATGGCTGCTGAAGTGGTTTTAATCCACAAACAAGAAGAAAAATATTTTGGTAAAAAATTGCCTGTTTCAGTCGTGGAAGAAGAGAAAAAGCCACTTTTCAAACCCACCAAAAAAGTGAAAAAGTCTACTGTCGGGGAAGGAATTTATCTTGCCTTTACTGATTTTAATGATAAATTATTAAATGTTTATTTGGTAAATAATATGGCTTATTCTATGCTCGTTACAGTAAGTGAGCAGCTGGAAAATGGTCATGAAAAACATCTTTTTTCAGAACAAATAGATAAAAAAGATGCGCCAAGAGTTCATAGACTAAGTAGAGAAGAATTTAATAATTGGAAACCTCTCATTATTAGAGCTATATTTTTCAAAGAAGGAAATTTTGAACCTAAACAAACCCTATTTTTTCAAATGGGTTTTAATAATTCTTTTTTCAGAATCAAACGAACAGCACCAGTTTTGGAAGCAGAATCCTATCTTTTTAGAGTAGAAGGACGAGAAATTCAGCCTGATTTGCCAGTTGAAAAACCACAAGTTATTGATGTAAATAGTCTTAGAGAACGAATTATAGAAAATAGCTCAAAAGTTTCTCCTTACAAAACAGAAGCTCCACCCTCTGAAATTGATTTGCATATCGAAGAATTATCGCCAGACCATTACGATGTAATGACAAATGAGGCAATTATTACGATGCAATTAGAGCATTTTGAAATTTATTTGGATAAAGCATTGGCAGCCAATATGGAATCAATTATTTTTATTCATGGAATAGGAGTTGGAAAATTAAGACAAGAAATTCATAGAAGACTTAGTCAGCATCCACACGTAAAATATTATCAAGATGCATATAAAGATAAGTTTGGCTACGGAGCTACAAAAGCAGTTTTTAGATAG
- a CDS encoding choice-of-anchor Q domain-containing protein produces the protein MNHKVKSFPKKNILYFIFFSVLSISLFSCEPKDEMISTDKSNRISFSPDTVFFDTLYTGFESPVQRASIKNFNKEALNISRLYLQTGENSPFRLTINGIKRQEATDIFLRGNDSLRIFLDIIPPTLNTDGITKLEDFLVVESNGNIEKLPLIVWLQDGILLEDSVLDCQTVWSGKKPYIVKGNVLVDENCKLTIEAGVKVVFLTDAALLVAGSLEINGNSTENVKLGSFRNDGAFENALGQWFGILFGENSKNNRISYAMIENAKTGIRFGTPDNDTIPDLVIENTIIRNMADAGVFCLNSDVLIQNTLIHNCLNRTFSAGAGGNYYFYNNTFANFGFNFFREEPSFELSNTLAFVDTTGNEQIIREDLKAYFINNIIWGSIDEELILFASPQAGFQTFWNANLLKTKLVDASLPNILNQDPKFEDAFNGKYGLDSLSPAINAGLDIGLEIDLEGKARDSNPDIGAFEKE, from the coding sequence ATGAATCATAAAGTAAAATCATTTCCAAAAAAAAATATTCTCTATTTTATATTTTTTAGTGTTTTATCTATTTCTCTTTTTTCATGTGAGCCAAAAGATGAAATGATTAGTACAGATAAGAGCAATAGAATCAGTTTTTCGCCTGATACTGTATTTTTTGATACACTTTATACAGGTTTCGAATCGCCTGTACAGCGTGCTAGTATCAAAAATTTTAATAAAGAAGCTCTGAATATTTCACGTCTGTATCTTCAAACTGGAGAAAACTCACCTTTTCGTTTGACTATAAATGGAATTAAGAGACAAGAAGCAACAGATATTTTTCTGAGAGGAAATGATAGTTTACGTATCTTTTTAGATATTATTCCTCCTACATTGAATACTGATGGAATTACCAAATTAGAAGATTTTTTGGTGGTGGAAAGTAATGGAAATATTGAAAAACTGCCTTTGATTGTGTGGTTACAAGATGGGATTTTATTAGAAGATTCTGTTTTGGATTGTCAGACTGTTTGGAGTGGAAAAAAGCCATATATTGTTAAAGGCAATGTGTTGGTAGACGAGAATTGTAAACTAACCATAGAAGCAGGTGTAAAAGTGGTTTTTCTGACAGATGCTGCTCTTTTGGTAGCTGGTTCTTTGGAAATAAATGGAAATTCAACTGAAAATGTAAAGCTAGGAAGTTTTAGAAATGATGGAGCATTTGAAAATGCGTTAGGACAATGGTTTGGAATCTTGTTTGGAGAAAATAGTAAAAATAATAGAATTTCTTATGCCATGATAGAAAATGCCAAAACAGGAATACGTTTTGGAACGCCTGATAATGATACAATTCCAGATTTGGTTATTGAAAATACGATTATCAGAAATATGGCTGACGCTGGTGTTTTTTGTTTGAATTCTGATGTATTGATTCAAAATACACTTATTCATAATTGTTTGAATCGAACTTTTTCAGCAGGAGCAGGAGGAAATTATTATTTTTATAATAATACGTTTGCCAATTTTGGATTTAATTTTTTTAGAGAAGAACCTTCTTTTGAGCTTTCAAATACCTTAGCATTTGTAGATACAACAGGAAATGAACAAATTATCAGAGAAGATTTAAAAGCCTATTTTATAAATAACATTATTTGGGGAAGTATAGACGAGGAATTGATTTTATTTGCTTCTCCTCAAGCAGGCTTTCAAACATTTTGGAATGCTAATCTTCTGAAAACTAAACTTGTAGATGCATCATTACCAAATATTTTAAATCAAGATCCAAAATTTGAAGATGCTTTTAATGGAAAGTATGGGTTAGATTCGCTCAGTCCTGCCATAAATGCTGGTCTTGATATTGGCTTAGAGATAGATTTGGAAGGCAAAGCCAGAGATTCTAATCCTGATATTGGGGCTTTTGAGAAAGAATAG
- the uvrA gene encoding excinuclease ABC subunit UvrA: MASATPKKNKSKTTKQSKSKTEQTKTVVDSIHSNGNHPNTTDFIEIFGAREHNLKDIDISFPRQQLIVITGISGSGKSSLAFDTIYAEGQRRYMESFSAYARSFLGNLERPDVDKINGLSPVISIEQKTTSKNPRSTVGTTTEIYDFMRLLYARAGIAYSYNTGERMIRQTEEQILEIIFEDYKDKKLVLLAPVVKGRKGHYRELFVQLRKSGYTKVRIDGEIMELVPKMQTDRYKTHDIEVVVDRIIVTKDDEKRIMASLKTAMKVGNGIVMVQEHESTKARFFSRFLMCPTTGIAYDEPAPNIFSFNSPYGMCQTCNGLGKIEQLTEESIIPDETLSISRGAIAPLGEYRDTYFFKKLAAFMKSQKVNITTIWKEIDKKIQQKILYGSKEIVKVKAKSSDRTWNSEFEGVIDYLEKYQLESGSSKQQSSLQDYLTITVCPDCDGARLKKESLYFKIADKNISELAQKDINQLGEFFENIESRLEARQNIIAAEILKEIRKRIGFLLDVGLDYLTLDRPVRTLSGGEAQRIRLATQIGTQLVGVLYILDEPSIGLHSRDNVKLIKALQDLRDLGNTVIVVEHDKDMMLAADYLIDIGPGAGRHGGRVVEAGTPTEFLKGNSTTAQYLNNQKRIEVPTERRKGNDKELVLKGAIGNNLRNVTAHFPLGKLICITGVSGSGKSTLIHDTLYPILNKHIYRGVKTPLEYKEIEGLKNIDKVIEVDQSPIGRTPRSNPATYTGVFTDIRALFTQLPEAKVRGYKPGRFSFNVKGGRCEECEGAGRKLIEMDFLPDVHVECPMCKGKRYNRETLEIRFKGKSIADVLDMSVEEASEFFANQPNILRRIKTLNDVGLGYITLGQHATTLSGGEAQRVKLSSELSKKDTGKTFYILDEPTTGLHFKDVQFLLDVLDKLVGKGNTVLVIEHNLDVIKVADWIIDLGLEGGAAGGQILVEGTPEKVAKNKKSYTAKFLREELK, translated from the coding sequence ATGGCATCAGCTACTCCCAAAAAAAACAAAAGTAAGACGACAAAACAATCAAAAAGCAAAACAGAACAAACTAAAACAGTTGTAGATTCTATTCATTCGAATGGAAATCATCCTAACACAACCGATTTTATAGAGATTTTTGGAGCAAGAGAGCATAATTTGAAAGATATTGATATTTCTTTTCCTCGTCAGCAACTCATTGTCATTACTGGGATTAGTGGAAGTGGAAAATCGTCGCTTGCCTTTGATACCATTTATGCAGAGGGGCAGCGTCGTTATATGGAGAGTTTTTCGGCGTATGCACGTTCTTTTTTGGGAAACTTGGAGCGTCCAGATGTGGATAAAATTAATGGCTTGAGTCCAGTAATTAGCATCGAACAAAAAACGACTTCCAAAAATCCACGCTCAACGGTAGGAACGACAACAGAAATTTACGATTTTATGCGCTTGCTTTATGCTCGTGCAGGTATTGCCTATTCGTACAATACAGGTGAACGAATGATTCGCCAAACAGAAGAACAGATTTTAGAGATAATTTTTGAAGATTATAAAGATAAAAAATTGGTGCTTCTTGCGCCAGTTGTAAAAGGACGTAAAGGACATTATAGAGAGCTTTTTGTACAGCTTCGTAAAAGTGGTTATACAAAAGTTAGAATTGATGGAGAAATAATGGAACTTGTTCCCAAAATGCAAACTGACCGTTACAAAACGCACGATATTGAGGTAGTTGTGGACAGAATTATTGTTACCAAAGATGATGAAAAGCGAATCATGGCATCACTCAAAACGGCTATGAAAGTAGGTAATGGAATTGTGATGGTTCAAGAACATGAGAGTACGAAAGCTCGTTTTTTCTCTCGTTTTTTGATGTGTCCCACTACAGGAATTGCGTATGACGAACCAGCACCAAATATTTTTTCGTTCAATTCGCCTTATGGAATGTGTCAGACCTGTAATGGTTTGGGCAAAATCGAACAGCTTACTGAAGAGTCTATTATTCCAGATGAAACATTAAGTATTAGTAGAGGAGCGATTGCGCCTTTGGGAGAATACCGTGATACGTATTTTTTTAAGAAATTGGCTGCCTTTATGAAAAGTCAAAAGGTAAATATTACGACTATTTGGAAAGAAATTGATAAGAAAATCCAACAAAAAATACTTTATGGTTCGAAAGAAATTGTAAAAGTAAAAGCCAAGTCTTCTGACAGAACATGGAACAGTGAATTTGAAGGTGTCATCGATTATTTAGAAAAATATCAATTAGAAAGTGGAAGTTCGAAACAACAATCAAGTTTACAAGATTATTTGACCATTACAGTTTGTCCAGATTGTGATGGAGCAAGGCTCAAAAAAGAATCTTTATATTTCAAAATTGCAGACAAAAATATATCTGAATTAGCTCAAAAAGACATCAATCAGTTAGGAGAATTTTTTGAAAACATTGAAAGCCGTTTGGAAGCAAGACAAAATATTATTGCTGCCGAAATCTTGAAAGAAATTAGAAAACGAATCGGATTTTTGTTGGATGTGGGTTTGGATTATCTAACCCTTGATCGACCTGTAAGAACGCTTTCAGGTGGAGAAGCACAACGTATTCGTTTGGCAACTCAAATCGGAACTCAACTTGTCGGAGTTTTGTATATTTTGGATGAGCCAAGTATAGGACTTCATTCAAGAGATAATGTAAAACTGATAAAGGCGTTACAAGATTTGCGTGATTTGGGAAATACAGTAATTGTTGTCGAACATGATAAAGATATGATGTTGGCAGCCGATTATTTGATAGACATAGGACCAGGTGCAGGAAGACATGGAGGACGAGTGGTAGAAGCAGGAACGCCAACCGAATTTTTGAAGGGAAATAGCACAACAGCGCAATATCTAAATAATCAAAAACGCATAGAAGTTCCGACAGAACGCAGAAAAGGAAACGACAAAGAGCTGGTTTTGAAAGGTGCGATAGGAAATAATTTGAGAAATGTTACAGCACATTTTCCATTGGGCAAACTGATTTGTATTACAGGCGTTTCAGGTTCTGGAAAATCTACATTGATTCATGACACGCTTTATCCAATTCTGAACAAACATATTTACAGAGGAGTCAAAACGCCTTTAGAGTATAAAGAAATTGAAGGTTTAAAGAATATTGATAAGGTTATTGAAGTCGATCAGTCTCCTATTGGTCGTACTCCTCGCTCAAATCCTGCTACTTATACAGGTGTTTTTACAGATATTCGTGCTTTGTTTACACAGCTTCCAGAGGCAAAAGTTAGAGGTTACAAACCAGGGAGATTTTCGTTTAATGTAAAAGGTGGACGTTGTGAAGAGTGTGAAGGTGCAGGACGCAAACTTATAGAAATGGACTTTTTGCCAGATGTTCATGTAGAATGTCCGATGTGTAAAGGAAAACGCTACAACAGAGAAACTTTAGAAATTCGTTTTAAAGGAAAATCTATTGCCGATGTTTTAGATATGAGTGTAGAAGAAGCATCAGAGTTTTTTGCTAATCAGCCTAATATTTTACGCAGAATCAAAACGCTCAATGATGTTGGTTTGGGTTATATTACTTTAGGACAACATGCCACAACTCTTTCAGGTGGAGAAGCACAACGAGTAAAACTTTCAAGCGAACTTTCGAAAAAAGACACAGGAAAAACGTTTTATATTCTTGATGAACCTACAACAGGTTTGCACTTTAAAGATGTTCAGTTTTTACTAGATGTTTTGGATAAATTGGTAGGAAAAGGAAATACTGTTTTGGTCATCGAACACAACTTAGATGTAATTAAGGTAGCTGATTGGATTATAGATTTAGGTTTAGAAGGAGGCGCAGCAGGTGGACAGATTCTAGTAGAAGGAACTCCTGAAAAAGTAGCCAAAAATAAGAAAAGTTATACAGCTAAGTTTTTGAGAGAGGAATTGAAGTAG
- the rbfA gene encoding 30S ribosome-binding factor RbfA: protein MHNETQRQKQVSKIIQKDLGEIFQLQNIGKDSLVTITAVKSAPDLGLCRIYVSVFPPVKQYAVMEEIEKKSGLIRSEIGKRVRHQFRQVPNLEFFVDKTEEEAAEIEQLIDSLDIPPAPDEDDENYGDYKDEGRLSADDF, encoded by the coding sequence ATGCACAACGAAACACAACGACAAAAACAAGTTTCAAAAATTATACAAAAAGATTTAGGCGAAATTTTTCAACTTCAAAATATAGGTAAAGATTCTTTAGTTACAATTACGGCTGTAAAATCTGCTCCTGATTTAGGGCTTTGCAGAATTTATGTCAGTGTTTTTCCTCCTGTAAAACAATATGCAGTAATGGAAGAAATTGAGAAAAAAAGTGGCTTAATTCGTAGCGAAATAGGAAAACGTGTTAGACATCAATTTAGACAAGTTCCTAATTTAGAATTTTTTGTTGATAAAACAGAAGAAGAGGCTGCTGAAATAGAACAACTTATCGATAGCTTGGATATTCCACCAGCTCCAGATGAAGATGACGAAAACTATGGTGACTACAAAGACGAAGGAAGACTAAGCGCAGACGATTTTTAA
- a CDS encoding DUF58 domain-containing protein — protein MLKDIISKLRKYEVLIRKAVNTSMQGESHSVFKGSGLEFDDVRQYNYGDDVRTINWNISAKGHGAYINTYKEEKEQNVFFVLDVSASQRVGAQGLQKLDIGKEICGVLTISALREQSSVGLLCFSDKRERYVRPDKGNRQAAQILKVIFDLNPTSDQTNLTKAITMAMNIIKRKSVMILVSDFIDENYEAALKGVAKQHDLICIHLGDPREQDLPQLGIVQIYDKESGKSVWVNTSSKEYRQHFEKQFTQKREELENLCKRYGADYLYLSTHDDYVPKLIKLFKLRKTRRK, from the coding sequence ATGTTAAAAGATATAATTAGTAAACTTCGCAAATACGAGGTTTTGATTCGCAAAGCAGTCAATACAAGTATGCAGGGTGAAAGTCATTCTGTTTTTAAAGGTTCAGGATTAGAATTTGATGATGTTCGTCAGTACAATTATGGCGACGATGTTCGTACTATCAATTGGAATATCTCGGCAAAAGGACATGGCGCATATATCAATACTTACAAAGAGGAAAAAGAACAAAACGTTTTTTTTGTGCTTGATGTTAGTGCTTCTCAGCGTGTAGGAGCGCAAGGACTGCAAAAACTGGATATTGGAAAAGAAATTTGTGGCGTTTTAACCATTTCTGCTTTGCGTGAACAAAGTTCGGTAGGACTTCTTTGTTTTAGTGATAAAAGAGAGCGTTATGTACGTCCAGATAAAGGAAACCGACAAGCAGCCCAGATTTTGAAGGTGATTTTTGATTTGAATCCTACTTCTGACCAAACCAACCTCACTAAAGCCATTACGATGGCAATGAATATCATTAAACGAAAAAGTGTAATGATTTTGGTTTCAGATTTTATTGATGAAAATTATGAAGCTGCGCTAAAAGGAGTTGCCAAACAGCACGATTTGATTTGTATTCATTTGGGCGACCCAAGAGAACAAGATTTGCCACAACTCGGTATCGTTCAGATTTATGATAAAGAATCTGGAAAATCAGTTTGGGTAAATACTTCATCAAAAGAATATCGTCAGCATTTTGAGAAACAGTTTACACAAAAAAGAGAAGAGTTAGAAAACCTTTGTAAACGCTATGGAGCAGATTATTTGTATTTGAGTACACACGATGATTATGTTCCTAAGTTGATAAAGCTTTTCAAACTGAGAAAGACGAGAAGAAAATAA
- the cutA gene encoding divalent-cation tolerance protein CutA encodes MPKLLFFYVPCKDENETLHLSKLLLDNKLVACTNSMPIKSCYFWQGNMKNDNEQVLIAKTLPEKIKQVSNFLEQHHSYDVACIACWEIEVNENYFEWAKNQL; translated from the coding sequence TTGCCAAAACTCTTATTTTTTTATGTTCCTTGTAAAGATGAAAACGAAACTTTACATTTATCCAAACTACTTTTAGATAACAAATTAGTAGCCTGTACGAATTCAATGCCTATAAAAAGTTGTTATTTTTGGCAGGGAAATATGAAAAATGACAACGAACAAGTTTTGATTGCTAAAACATTGCCTGAAAAAATAAAACAGGTGAGTAATTTTTTAGAGCAACATCATTCTTATGACGTGGCATGTATTGCTTGTTGGGAAATAGAAGTAAATGAGAATTATTTTGAATGGGCAAAGAATCAACTTTAA
- a CDS encoding SH3 domain-containing protein: MKSNLLFYIFLFFSFLYSSALVANSICFVTAENGLIIRENPSISSKVLGKFEFGTRIHLSDETEQYVDTLLIAGKQRIGYWVKISTHTFSCYATEDQKEGFVFNIFLDDEQTFVAKIQEGFSKFTQLKDYQLDTENDIFCLKGDFLGDKITDTAILLKRKEQNQEGYYDKNIVILNYNATSKEPKVTFLSKEDGYEWVGVFVKINAGTPLWSNYDEDWIDFDKVLEKDKVLLTYDCFLLHAAEACGGNFTFWKDNKFNYLQQE, encoded by the coding sequence ATGAAATCGAATCTATTATTTTATATCTTTCTATTTTTTTCTTTTTTATATAGTTCTGCTCTAGTAGCAAACTCTATTTGTTTTGTTACTGCTGAAAATGGATTGATTATTAGAGAAAATCCCAGTATCTCCTCAAAAGTATTAGGAAAGTTTGAGTTTGGAACACGTATTCATTTATCAGACGAAACAGAGCAGTATGTTGATACACTTCTTATTGCAGGAAAACAAAGAATAGGATATTGGGTAAAAATTTCTACTCACACATTTTCATGTTATGCAACAGAAGACCAAAAAGAAGGATTTGTATTCAATATCTTTTTGGATGATGAACAAACTTTTGTAGCTAAAATACAAGAAGGCTTTTCAAAATTTACTCAACTCAAAGATTATCAATTAGATACAGAAAATGATATATTTTGCTTAAAAGGTGATTTTTTGGGTGATAAAATTACTGATACAGCCATTCTACTAAAAAGAAAAGAGCAAAATCAGGAAGGATATTACGACAAAAATATAGTTATTCTAAATTATAATGCAACTTCAAAAGAACCAAAAGTTACTTTTTTGAGTAAAGAAGATGGTTATGAATGGGTCGGAGTTTTTGTAAAAATAAATGCTGGAACTCCTCTTTGGTCTAATTATGATGAAGATTGGATAGATTTTGACAAAGTTCTAGAAAAAGATAAAGTACTCTTAACTTACGACTGTTTTTTGCTTCATGCAGCAGAGGCTTGTGGAGGAAATTTTACTTTTTGGAAAGACAATAAATTTAATTATTTGCAACAAGAGTAA
- the porQ gene encoding type IX secretion system protein PorQ, which translates to MYKFFSNKSLFLNSFLVLFFLLFIQNLAFAQIGGKTSLEFINLPTHARVIGLGGANITSQDTGDQQDINMHIENPALLTEQTHDRLSLAYYGYSAGISNVNLAYGHDFKKLGRFSNLAFSFQYLDYGNIESYDALGNSLGEINASEYSFGVSHSQKFDAFRVGGTLKIAGSQLAGFNATGVYVDLGGTLTHPDKDLRFGLVMNNLGFLISNYSPTSEYEMPMNILLGASLKPEKMPVRFSLTLQQLFRKNIVYNDPARSTTLDANGQVVVEETSVIDKTLRRVVLGAEVIFSKNFNVRAGYNFLRRRELVVTARPAFVGFSFGGVLRVRSFEFAYSRSLAHIAGGTNNFTLTLDTKKLFRKN; encoded by the coding sequence ATGTATAAATTCTTTTCTAATAAATCATTATTTCTAAATTCTTTCCTCGTTTTATTCTTTCTTCTATTTATTCAGAACTTGGCTTTTGCACAAATTGGAGGAAAAACATCTTTAGAATTTATTAATCTTCCTACACATGCACGAGTAATTGGCTTGGGAGGAGCAAATATCACATCTCAAGATACTGGAGACCAACAAGATATAAATATGCACATCGAAAATCCTGCACTCCTTACTGAGCAAACACATGACCGATTGTCATTGGCTTATTATGGATATTCAGCAGGAATTAGTAATGTAAATCTAGCTTATGGACATGATTTTAAAAAATTAGGACGTTTTTCAAATCTTGCTTTTTCATTTCAATATCTTGATTATGGAAACATTGAAAGCTATGATGCTTTGGGAAACTCTTTGGGAGAAATAAATGCTAGTGAATATAGTTTTGGAGTGAGTCATTCTCAAAAATTTGATGCCTTTCGGGTTGGTGGAACTTTGAAAATTGCAGGTTCGCAGCTTGCTGGATTCAATGCAACAGGCGTTTATGTGGATTTGGGAGGAACACTAACACACCCAGACAAAGATTTGCGTTTTGGATTAGTTATGAATAACTTAGGTTTTCTGATTAGTAATTATTCACCTACTTCAGAATATGAAATGCCTATGAATATTCTTTTGGGAGCTTCTTTAAAACCTGAAAAAATGCCTGTTCGTTTCTCATTGACATTACAACAGCTTTTTAGAAAAAATATTGTTTATAATGACCCTGCAAGAAGTACAACTTTAGATGCAAATGGACAAGTAGTGGTAGAAGAAACGAGTGTTATTGATAAAACACTTCGAAGAGTTGTTTTGGGAGCAGAAGTTATTTTTAGTAAGAATTTTAATGTTCGTGCAGGATATAATTTTTTGCGTCGTCGTGAGTTAGTCGTAACAGCTAGACCTGCTTTTGTAGGTTTTTCATTTGGTGGAGTTTTGCGTGTTCGTTCATTTGAATTTGCATATTCCCGTTCTTTGGCACATATTGCAGGAGGAACAAATAACTTTACACTTACATTGGATACGAAAAAGTTATTTCGAAAAAATTAG
- the def gene encoding peptide deformylase translates to MIRPIYVYGHTVLRKKATDIKQDGSIDVKELANDMFETMYSASGVGLAGPQIGLGKRIFVVDGGAMDEELDGFKKVFINAEILEEEGEEWTFEEGCLSIPQIRGEVSRKPNIKIRYYDENWELHEESFDGIAARIIQHEYDHIEGVLFTDYLSPLRKQLLKGKLDKISKGKIAADYRVTLPKK, encoded by the coding sequence ATGATTCGTCCGATATACGTATATGGTCATACTGTGCTTCGTAAAAAAGCAACTGATATAAAACAAGATGGTTCTATTGATGTAAAAGAACTCGCAAATGATATGTTCGAAACGATGTATTCGGCAAGTGGTGTAGGCTTGGCAGGTCCTCAAATTGGTCTTGGAAAACGTATTTTTGTTGTCGATGGTGGTGCAATGGATGAAGAACTAGACGGCTTCAAAAAAGTATTTATCAATGCTGAAATTTTGGAAGAAGAAGGTGAAGAATGGACTTTTGAAGAAGGTTGTTTATCTATTCCACAGATTAGAGGTGAAGTTTCTCGTAAACCAAATATCAAAATTCGTTATTATGATGAAAATTGGGAGCTTCATGAGGAATCTTTTGATGGAATTGCTGCCCGAATTATTCAGCACGAATACGACCACATTGAAGGTGTGTTGTTTACTGATTATCTTTCTCCACTTCGAAAACAACTTTTGAAAGGAAAATTAGATAAAATTAGCAAAGGAAAAATAGCTGCTGATTATAGAGTTACATTGCCTAAAAAGTAG